From a single Leptidea sinapis chromosome 1, ilLepSina1.1, whole genome shotgun sequence genomic region:
- the LOC126970558 gene encoding alpha-tocopherol transfer protein-like produces MRPGEPIEFPIEEEYKKSHGVTAEDVTLLRRWLQTQPHLPEQYITDLDLVLAYHSCNRSTEVTKQLIDLNYTLRTSITDYFQARNDDGDLQRILNNFLILPLPARSNDGNAILYSQLINTDVTAFSCTDLVKGLLLILDVWQYEEGTWPGLELVVNFSNYSLGHIARIDIRNIQLFACYFQEAIPLQLKRIHLISAPSYIDKLLALAKPFLSNQLRDNLHVYKDGVTALEKFMPAHIFPKDVGGDYETVNECKDDVLKKLQASASFFAAESKKRVSEELRPVEQRRGREHEHLAYGSFKKLDID; encoded by the exons ATGCGACCGGGAGAACCCATAGAGTTTCCCATAGAGGAGGAGTACAAGAAGAGTCATGGAGTGACGGCGGAAGATGTGACGTTGCTGAGAAGGTGGCTGCAGACCCAACCACATCTACCCGAACAATACATAACAG ATCTAGACCTGGTGCTGGCGTACCACAGCTGCAACAGGAGCACAGAAGTCACCAAGCAGCTGATCGACCTGAACTACACCCTACGAACCAGCATCACCGACTACTTCCAGGCGCGGAATGACGATGGCGATCTGCAGAGGATACTGAATAATTT ttTAATACTACCACTGCCAGCGCGCTCCAACGATGGTAACGCGATCCTTTATTCGCAGCTCATCAACACTGACGTCACCGCATTTAGCTGCACGGACCTCGTCAA AGGTCTGCTGTTGATCCTGGATGTTTGGCAGTATGAGGAAGGTACCTGGCCGGGGCTGGAGCTGGTCGTCAACTTCTCTAACTACTCGCTCGGCCACATCGCGAGGATAGACATACGCAACATCCAACTGTTTGCTTGCTATTTCCAG GAAGCTATACCATTGCAACTAAAACGGATTCACCTGATAAGTGCTCCCTCATACATCGATAAGCTGCTGGCGCTTGCTAAGCCGTTTCTCAGCAACCAGCTCCGGGACAATCTACACGTTTACAAAGATGGAGTAACTGCTCTTGAAAAATTCATGCCTGCCCACATATTTCCTAAAGATGTTGGCGGAGACTACGAGACTGTCAATGAATGTAAAG ATGACGTGTTGAAGAAATTGCAAGCGAGCGCGTCATTCTTCGCGGCAGAAAGCAAGAAGCGCGTATCTGAGGAGCTGCGGCCGGTCGAGCAGCGCCGGGGCCGAGAGCACGAGCATCTTGCATACGGCTCTTTTAAGAAACTTGACATCGACTGA